Proteins from a genomic interval of Gloeocapsa sp. PCC 73106:
- a CDS encoding chemotaxis protein CheW — translation MTSFKSRRFTGQTSKNIHHLIAFFVQQDWFACSVFSVLKVIPIEAIYGRYQRSNLGITRYQEREIVVINIEFCLGFKTTLTKSSYLYLLVIQLANDLVGIPLTEPPIVYRVPEVNLVDLPDTYLAQNKITCLSSKIVKMPNVPPLFILDLEKLLLVT, via the coding sequence ATGACTAGTTTTAAATCTCGCCGTTTTACTGGACAAACTAGTAAAAATATACACCATTTAATCGCTTTTTTTGTCCAACAAGATTGGTTTGCTTGCTCGGTTTTTTCTGTCCTAAAAGTTATTCCTATCGAAGCAATTTATGGCAGATATCAACGTAGTAATTTGGGTATCACAAGGTATCAGGAACGAGAGATTGTAGTAATTAATATCGAGTTTTGTTTAGGTTTTAAAACTACCTTAACTAAGAGTTCTTACCTCTACTTATTAGTAATTCAATTAGCTAATGATTTAGTAGGAATACCCCTAACAGAACCACCGATAGTTTATCGTGTTCCTGAGGTTAATTTAGTCGATCTACCCGATACTTATTTAGCTCAAAATAAGATAACTTGTTTAAGTTCTAAAATAGTAAAAATGCCCAATGTTCCACCGCTATTTATTTTAGATCTAGAAAAGTTACTCCTCGTTACTTAA
- a CDS encoding Uma2 family endonuclease → MKTLYKWSVEDYHRLIETGILGTKRVELLEGEIIEVSPEQPIHSYTNDMVAEYLRHKLSGLAKIREAHPITLDNSEPEPDIAIVQLRNNNYRDRHPDAESIYWLIEIANKTLQTDLTYKSITYARNGIAEYWVIDLPHSQVWRFTQPLNNLYLQREAIKTGNINPLAFPEVNIEVEKLLVK, encoded by the coding sequence ATGAAAACTCTTTATAAATGGTCAGTTGAAGATTATCATCGCTTGATTGAAACAGGAATATTGGGGACTAAACGGGTTGAACTACTAGAAGGGGAAATCATTGAAGTGAGTCCTGAACAACCTATTCATAGCTATACTAACGATATGGTAGCAGAGTACCTCCGTCACAAATTAAGTGGTCTAGCCAAGATCCGAGAAGCACATCCTATTACTTTAGATAATTCAGAACCGGAACCCGATATAGCAATAGTTCAACTCAGAAACAATAACTATCGCGATCGCCACCCCGATGCAGAAAGTATTTATTGGCTCATTGAAATAGCTAACAAAACTTTACAAACAGATTTAACTTACAAAAGTATTACTTACGCGCGCAATGGTATTGCTGAATACTGGGTTATCGACTTACCCCATAGTCAAGTTTGGAGATTTACTCAACCTCTAAATAATCTTTATTTACAAAGAGAAGCTATCAAAACGGGTAATATTAACCCTTTAGCCTTTCCCGAAGTTAATATCGAAGTAGAAAAACTACTAGTTAAGTAA
- a CDS encoding helix-turn-helix domain-containing protein, translating to MTISQSVGVVFGHENVFEDLGFFGEEAVNLKIRADLMLELRSFIQTKGWTQKDAAVFFDETQTRISNLMNGDINLFTVDKLLIMLTKAGMLP from the coding sequence ATGACTATTTCTCAGTCAGTGGGTGTTGTTTTTGGGCATGAAAATGTATTTGAAGATTTAGGCTTTTTTGGAGAGGAAGCAGTCAATCTGAAAATTCGAGCCGATTTGATGCTGGAATTGCGCTCTTTTATTCAAACAAAGGGTTGGACTCAGAAGGATGCTGCTGTATTTTTTGATGAGACTCAAACAAGAATCAGTAATTTGATGAATGGAGACATTAATCTCTTTACTGTAGATAAGTTACTGATCATGTTGACTAAAGCAGGGATGCTCCCGTGA